A genomic stretch from Petrimonas mucosa includes:
- a CDS encoding 4'-phosphopantetheinyl transferase family protein, whose translation MLLRKEHIDDGGLIGIGTISGDYRELLRLLPAGQLQAAKEVISKMRSERRVMEWLTTRVLLFELLGEEKIIDNQPDGRPFLVDGSYKISISHTREYAALLLHRECPVGIDVETISERVKRLSEKFISEHEYIDPSQQVIHQLLHWSAKETMFKVMEEREIDFKIHLRVHPFQPGMKGHFQASESKTLQRKTYQIHYEILPGAVLTWVVDR comes from the coding sequence ATGCTGCTACGCAAGGAACATATCGACGATGGCGGTCTGATCGGGATCGGAACGATAAGCGGCGATTACCGGGAGCTGCTCCGGTTGCTTCCCGCGGGACAGCTGCAGGCGGCGAAGGAGGTCATCTCCAAGATGCGCTCCGAGAGAAGGGTCATGGAGTGGCTGACCACCAGGGTTTTGCTATTCGAACTGCTGGGAGAGGAGAAGATCATCGATAACCAACCCGATGGAAGGCCGTTTCTGGTAGATGGATCCTACAAAATAAGCATATCCCACACAAGGGAGTATGCGGCGCTGCTGCTACATAGGGAGTGTCCCGTGGGAATTGATGTAGAGACCATCTCGGAACGGGTAAAGAGATTGTCGGAAAAATTTATCTCGGAGCACGAATATATCGACCCCTCTCAACAAGTCATCCATCAACTGCTGCACTGGTCGGCCAAAGAGACAATGTTCAAGGTAATGGAGGAGAGGGAGATCGACTTCAAGATCCACCTACGTGTACACCCTTTTCAGCCTGGAATGAAGGGCCATTTCCAAGCCAGCGAATCAAAGACGCTGCAAAGAAAAACCTACCAGATACATTATGAGATACTGCCCGGCGCTGTACTAACCTGGGTTGTGGACAGATAA